A part of Rhodamnia argentea isolate NSW1041297 chromosome 8, ASM2092103v1, whole genome shotgun sequence genomic DNA contains:
- the LOC115725845 gene encoding ABC transporter B family member 20-like: MMISRGLFGWSPPHVQPLTPVSEVSEPPESPSPYVDTSAEPGGPAGAQVEPEEEMEEPEEVEPPPAAVPFSRLFACADRLDWGLMIVGSLAAAAHGTALVVYLHYFAKIVHVLHLGDPRGASTPPSSNPEMFHRFKELSLSLLWIAVGVFAFGWIEVSCWILTGERQTAVIRSKYVQVLLNQDMSFFDTYGNNGDIVSQVLSDVLLIQSALSEKVGNYIHNMATFFSGLAIGFVNCWQIALITLATGPFIVAAGGISNIFLHRLAENIQDAYAEAASIAEQAVSCIRTLYAFTNETLAKYSYATSLQATLRYGILISLVQGLGLGFTYGLAICSCALQLWVGRFLVTRGKAHGGEVIAALFAIILSGLGLNQAATNFYSFDQGRIAAYRLFEMISRSSSSVNHDGSTLVSVQGNIEFRNVYFSYLSRPEIPILSGFYLTIPAKKAVALVGRNGSGKSSIIPLMERFYDPTLGEVLLDGENIKNMKLEWLRRQIGLVTQEPALLSLSIRDNIAYGRDVTVDQIEEAAKIAHAHTFISSLEKGYETQVGTAGLALTEEQKIKLSIARAVLLNPSILLLDEVTGGLDFEAEKVVQAALDLLMLGRSTIIIARRLSLIRNADYIAVMEEGQLVEMGTHDELVGRDGLYAELLRCEEAAKLPRRMPVKHYKGATAAFEIEKDSSVNHSFQEPSSPKMAKSPSLQRFPGVHGFRPADVTYSLQESPKVRSPPPEHMQENGIPTDAGDNEPSMRRQDSFEMRLPELPKIDVQSVQRQVNGSDPESPVSPLLTSDPKNERSHSQTFSRPHSHSDDMPIKSKDAEDRTHGEAPSLWRLAELSFPEWLYAALGSVGAAIFGSFNPLLAYVIALIVTAYYRSREGPHLREEVDKWCLIIACMGVVTVVANFLQHFYFGIMGEKMTERVRRMMFSAMLRNEVGWFDEEENSADTLSMRLANDATFVRAAFSNRLSIFIQDSAAVIVAVLIGMLLQWRLALVACATLPVLTVSAIAQKLWLGGFSRGIQEMHRKASLVLEDAVRNIYTVVAFCAGNKVMELYRSQLKRILKQSFLHGVAIGFAFGFSQFLLFACNALLLWYTALLIKNQHMDPPTGMKEFMVFSFATFALVEPFGLAPYILKRRQSLTSVFDIIDRAPKIDPDDISAMKPPNVYGSIELKNVDFCYPTRPEVLVLSNFSLKVNGGQTVAVVGVSGSGKSTIISLIERFYDPVAGQVLLDGRDLKLYNLRWLRNHLGLVQQEPIIFSTTIRENIIYARHNASEAEMKEAARIANAHHFISSLPHGYDTHVGMRGVDLTPGQKQRIAIARVVLKNAPILLLDEASSSIESESSRVVQEALDTLVMGNKTTILIAHRAAMMRHVDSIVVLNGGRIVEEGTHDSLMSKNGLYVRLMQPHFGKGLRQHRLV, translated from the exons ATGATGATATCGCGAGGGCTGTTCGGCTGGTCGCCGCCGCACGTCCAGCCGCTGACGCCGGTCTCGGAGGTGTCCGAGCCGCCGGAGTCCCCTTCCCCGTACGTCGACACGAGCGCGGAGCCCGGGGGCCCCGCCGGTGCCCAGGTGGAGCcggaggaggagatggaggagCCCGAGGAGGTGGAGCCGCCCCCCGCCGCCGTGCCGTTCTCGCGGCTCTTCGCCTGCGCGGACCGCCTCGATTGGGGCCTGATGATCGTGGGAtctctcgccgccgccgcccacggCACCGCTCTCGTCGTTTATTTGCATTACTTCGCCAAGATTGTGCACGTCCTTCACTTAGGGGATCCGCGAGGAGCGTCGACTCCACCTTCTTCAAATCCCGAGATGTTTCACAGGTTTAAAGAG CTCTCTCTATCGCTTCTTTGGATCGCGGTTGGTGTCTTTGCTTTTGGTTGGATTG AGGTCTCATGCTGGATATTGACGGGGGAACGACAAACGGCAGTCATCCGGTCAAAGTATGTTCAAGTGTTGCTTAACCAGGACATGAGTTTTTTCGATACATATGGGAACAATGGGGACATCGTGAGCCAAGTATTAAGTGACGTGCTACTCATTCAGTCTGCTCTCAGCGAAAAA GTTGGAAATTATATTCATAACATGGCCACTTTTTTCAGTGGCCTAGCTATTGGGTTTGTCAACTGTTGGCAGATTGCCCTGATAACGTTAGCAACTGGTCCTTTCATTGTTGCTGCTGGAGGAATATCCAATATATTTCTTCATAGGCTTGCTGAGAATATCCAAGATGCATATGCAGAAGCAGCTAGCATTGCTGAACAG GCAGTTTCATGTATTAGGACCTTATATGCATTCACCAATGAAACATTGGCCAAGTATTCATATGCAACTTCACTGCAAGCGACTCTGAGATATGGTATCCTGATAAGTCTCGTGCAAGGACTTGGGCTTGGATTTACTTATGGGCTTGCAATATGTTCTTGTGCCTTGCAACTTTGGGTTGGGAGGTTCCTAGTTACGCGTGGAAAGGCTCATGGTGGTGAAGTCATAGCAGCCTTGTTTGCTATAATACTAAGTGGGCT AGGTCTGAATCAAGCTGCAACAAATTTCTACTCATTTGATCAAGGAAGGATTGCTGCTTATAGACTTTTTGAGATGATTAGCCGATCATCCTCTTCAGTCAATCATGATGGGAGTACTTTGGTGTCTGTTCAAGGAAATATTGAGTTCCGGAATGTGTATTTCAGCTATCTTTCTCGCCCTGAAATCCCTATTCTGAGTGGATTTTATCTCACCATACCTGCTAAGAAAGCTGTTGCACTTGTTGGCCGGAATGGTTCAGGGAAGAGCAGTATCATTCCTCTGATGGAGCGGTTTTATGATCCCACTTTAG GAGAAGTTCTTCTTGATGGAGAAAATATTAAGAATATGAAATTGGAATGGCTAAGACGCCAAATAGGACTGGTTACCCAGGAACCTGCCTTACTAAGCCTGAGCATCAGAGATAACATTGCTTATGGCCGGGATGTTACAGTGGATCAAATTGAGGAAGCTGCCAAAATTGCACATGCACATACCTTCATCTCTTCACTCGAAAAAGGATATGAGACACAG GTCGGTACAGCTGGTTTGGCATTGACAGAAGAACAGAAAATTAAACTTTCTATTGCGAGAGCTGTGCTTCTAAATCCATCAATTCTTCTGCTTGATGAGGTCACTGGTGGACTTGATTTTGAGGCTGAAAAGGTTGTCCAGGCAGCTCTTGATCTCCTTATGCTGGGGCGCTCTACTATAATCATTGCTCGGCGTCTTAGCCTCATCAGGAATGCCGATTACATTGCTGTGATGGAGGAGGGACAGCTCGTTGAAATGGGCACACATGATGAATTAGTAGGCCGGGATGGTCTTTATGCAGAGCTTCTTAGATGCGAAGAAGCAGCAAAGCTTCCTAGGAG GATGCCTGTTAAACACTATAAAGGAGCTACTGCtgcttttgaaattgaaaaggatTCTTCAGTAAATCATAGCTTCCAAGAACCTTCATCTCCCAAAATGGCAAAATCACCCTCTCTTCAGCGGTTTCCTGGCGTTCATGGATTTCGACCAGCAGATGTTACTTATAGCTTACAAGAATCACCAAAAGTGCGGAGCCCCCCTCCTGAGCATATGCAGGAAAATGGTATCCCAACAGATGCAGGGGATAATGAGCCATCAATGAGGAGGCAGGATAGTTTTGAGATGAGATTGCCAGAGTTACCAAAGATTGATGTTCAGTCTGTACAACGACAAGTGAACGGTTCAGATCCCGAGTCTCCTGTTTCACCCCTTCTGACATCAGATCCGAAAAATGAGCGTTCACATTCTCAAACATTTAGTCGACCACATAGTCACTCTGATGATATGCCGATAAAATCAAAGGATGCAGAGGACAGAACACATGGGGAAGCACCGTCACTGTGGCGATTGGCAGAGCTTAGTTTCCCAGAATGGCTTTATGCTGCATTAGGCAGTGTTGGTGCTGCAATATTTGGCTCTTTTAATCCTCTACTTGCTTATGTAATCGCCTTGATAGTAACAGCATACTATAGATCTCGCGAAGGTCCTCATCTGAGGGAGGAGGTTGATAAATGGTGTTTGATCATAGCTTGCATGGGAGTAGTAACTGTAGTGGCCAATTTTCTTCAGCACTTCTATTTTGGTATCATGGGGGAGAAAATGACGGAAAGAGTTCGTAGGATGATGTTTTCAG CAATGCTTCGCAATGAAGTGGGATGGTTTGATGAAGAGGAGAATAGTGCTGACACTCTATCCATGCGCTTAGCAAATGATGCTACTTTTGTCCGGGCTGCCTTTAGTAATCGTCTTTCCATATTTATACAGGACAGTGCTGCTGTTATTGTGGCTGTCCTTATAGGGATGCTGTTACAATGGCGACTAGCACTTGTGGCTTGTGCAACCCTGCCCGTTCTTACTGTTTCAGCTATTGCACAG AAACTATGGCTTGGTGGCTTCTCAAGGGGTATCCAGGAAATGCACAGGAAGGCATCTTTGGTCCTTGAGGATGCGGTTCGAAACATATACACCGTTGTTGCATTTTGTGCTGGTAACAAAGTCATGGAGCTGTACAGATCACAATTAAAGAGAATACTCAAGCAGAGTTTTCTTCATGGAGTGGCAATTGGTTTTGCATTTGGTTTCTCCCAGTTTCTACTTTTCGCTTGCAATGCCCTTCTTCTGTGGTACACTGCATTATTGATTAAGAATCAACATATGGATCCACCGACTGGCATGAAGGAATTTATGGTTTTCTCCTTTGCAACATTTGCTCTAGTGGAGCCTTTTGGACTGGCTCCATATATACTGAAACGACGGCAATCTCTTACATCTGTATTTGACATAATTGACCGAGCGCCTAAAATCGACCCTGATGATATTTCGGCAATGAAGCCTCCTAATGTCTATGGGAGTATTGAGTtaaaaaatgttgacttttgttaTCCAACTCGCCCCGAAGTATTGGTCCTGAGTAATTTCAGTCTTAAGGTAAATGGGGGACAAACTGTGGCGGTGGTTGGAGTTTCAGGATCTGGAAAGAGCACCATAATATCTTTGATTGAAAGATTCTATGATCCAGTTGCTGGTCAGGTTTTGCTAGATGGACGAGATTTGAAGCTTTACAACTTGAGATGGTTGAGAAACCACCTAGGCCTTGTTCAGCAGGAACCCATTATATTTTCAACAACCATCAGAGAAAATATCATCTACGCCAGGCACAATGCAAGCGAAGCAGAGATGAAGGAGGCTGCTAGAATAGCAAATGCTCATCATTTCATCAGCAGCTTGCCTCATGGTTATGACACGCATGTGGGGATGAGAGGTGTTGATCTAACCCCAGGACAGAAACAGAGAATTGCAATTGCTCGTGTAGTTTTGAAGAATGCTCCCATATTGTTATTAGATGAAGCTAGCTCATCCATCGAATCTGAGTCAAGTAGGGTGGTGCAGGAGGCTCTTGATACGCTGGTGATGGGAAACAAAACCACCATTCTTATAGCCCATAGAGCTGCAATGATGCGGCACGTCGACAGCATTGTAGTTCTCAATGGGGGACGCATTGTGGAAGAAGGAACCCATGATTCTTTAATGTCCAAGAATGGTTTGTATGTACGTTTGATGCAACCTCACTTTGGGAAGGGTTTGCGTCAACACCGTCTTGTTTAG